The Prosthecobacter sp. SYSU 5D2 genome has a window encoding:
- a CDS encoding LLM class flavin-dependent oxidoreductase: MTPPVLRTEQRQAEIAWFSALCGDDYEYLGVYDGDLRSSYEHCGDIVEKADAHGFQNILLPSGWIVGQDALSFASAMAPQTKQINQLVALRMGEVWPPMLARAIATADHIAKGRLCINIISSDMPGMKESNEVRYARSSEIIQILQKLWATDGPMEWKGEFYNFSLPTCDPAKPYQQNGGPLLYFGGISPLAQDLCAKHCDVFLMWPETEDRLAETMRGMSEKAAGYGRKIDFGLRIHVIVRETEAEARAAADRLISKLDLEKGQEIRKKSLDSQSAGVLRQDELRAQSKDLFIEDHVWSGIGLARSGCGSAIVGDPDQVVAKMNRYMDMGIRAFILSGYPHLDECDLFAKHVLPRLPTCRLNEVQGRLVSDPVTPLTTAPRR, from the coding sequence ATGACTCCCCCCGTCTTGCGCACTGAACAAAGGCAGGCTGAAATTGCCTGGTTTTCGGCCCTTTGTGGCGATGACTATGAATACCTGGGTGTGTATGACGGGGATCTTCGAAGCAGCTATGAACACTGCGGCGACATCGTGGAAAAGGCGGATGCACACGGGTTTCAAAACATTCTTTTGCCATCTGGATGGATCGTGGGGCAGGATGCGCTGAGCTTTGCCTCGGCAATGGCTCCGCAGACGAAGCAGATCAACCAGCTGGTGGCGCTGCGCATGGGAGAGGTGTGGCCGCCGATGCTGGCGCGGGCCATAGCGACAGCGGACCACATCGCCAAAGGCAGGTTGTGCATCAACATCATCTCCTCCGACATGCCGGGGATGAAGGAGAGCAATGAGGTGCGCTATGCGCGCAGCAGCGAGATTATCCAGATCCTGCAGAAGCTGTGGGCGACGGACGGGCCCATGGAATGGAAGGGTGAGTTTTACAACTTCAGCCTGCCGACCTGCGACCCTGCAAAGCCGTATCAGCAGAATGGCGGGCCGCTGCTTTATTTTGGCGGCATTTCCCCGCTGGCGCAGGACCTGTGCGCGAAGCACTGCGATGTGTTTTTGATGTGGCCGGAGACGGAGGACCGGCTGGCGGAGACGATGCGGGGCATGTCTGAAAAGGCGGCGGGCTATGGGCGCAAGATTGACTTCGGCCTGCGCATTCACGTGATCGTGCGGGAGACGGAGGCGGAGGCCAGGGCGGCGGCTGACCGGCTGATTTCCAAGCTGGATCTGGAAAAGGGGCAGGAGATCAGGAAAAAGTCCCTGGACAGCCAGAGTGCGGGTGTGCTGCGCCAGGATGAGCTGCGGGCGCAGAGCAAGGACCTCTTTATCGAGGATCATGTCTGGTCCGGCATTGGCCTGGCGCGGAGCGGCTGCGGCAGCGCGATTGTGGGCGACCCTGACCAGGTGGTGGCCAAGATGAACCGTTACATGGACATGGGCATCCGGGCTTTCATCCTGAGTGGTTATCCGCATCTGGATGAGTGTGATCTGTTTGCGAAGCATGTGCTGCCGCGATTGCCGACCTGCCGGTTGAATGAAGTGCAGGGTCGGCTCGTTTCTGATCCGGTGACACCGCTGACCACGGCCCCGCGCCGGTGA
- a CDS encoding Gfo/Idh/MocA family oxidoreductase, whose amino-acid sequence MNSPVRFVLAGFGAWGKFHAQSIAGNPEAELVAISVPSEATRAEAQALYPQAQIFADAMEMIAQTEFDIIDIATPSHTHREIAVAAMSRGKHVLLEKPMAITLEDCKTIVAAAKEHGVHLAVGHELRLSSQWGEIKKIIERGTIGDPQYVLVELSRKPYRQGASGWRYDPARVGSWVLEEPIHFFDLARWYLEGSGDPVELYAYGNSRDAERPGLFDNFSAMFKYANGSYGVVSQTLAAFEHHQTVKVSGTKGALWAGWSGALDRTLEPSYFLKVFDGENLENVKMEKHSGEVFELREEIAQCVEMVRTGKAPIATGLDGLWSAGLCLVAEESIRQGRPLPVGEMLKF is encoded by the coding sequence ATGAATTCGCCCGTCCGCTTTGTACTCGCAGGTTTTGGAGCCTGGGGGAAGTTTCATGCCCAGTCCATTGCCGGAAATCCGGAGGCGGAGCTGGTGGCAATCTCGGTGCCTTCGGAGGCTACACGAGCAGAGGCACAGGCACTTTATCCGCAGGCGCAGATCTTTGCCGATGCGATGGAAATGATCGCACAGACCGAGTTTGACATCATTGACATTGCGACGCCGAGCCACACGCATCGGGAGATCGCCGTGGCGGCAATGAGCCGGGGCAAACATGTGCTGCTGGAGAAACCGATGGCCATCACGCTGGAGGATTGCAAAACCATCGTGGCGGCGGCGAAGGAGCACGGCGTCCATCTGGCGGTGGGGCATGAATTGCGGCTTTCATCGCAGTGGGGGGAGATCAAGAAGATCATCGAACGTGGTACCATCGGGGACCCGCAGTATGTGCTGGTGGAGCTTTCAAGAAAGCCTTACCGCCAGGGGGCCAGCGGCTGGCGTTATGATCCGGCGCGCGTGGGGAGCTGGGTGCTGGAGGAGCCGATTCATTTCTTTGACCTGGCGCGCTGGTATCTGGAGGGCAGTGGCGATCCGGTGGAGCTGTATGCCTATGGCAACTCCCGCGATGCGGAGCGCCCGGGGCTGTTTGATAATTTCAGCGCAATGTTTAAATATGCGAATGGCAGTTATGGGGTGGTTTCGCAGACGCTGGCCGCCTTTGAGCATCATCAGACGGTGAAGGTGAGCGGTACGAAAGGGGCGCTGTGGGCAGGTTGGAGCGGAGCGCTGGACCGCACGCTGGAGCCGAGTTATTTCCTGAAGGTCTTCGACGGCGAGAACCTGGAGAATGTGAAGATGGAAAAGCACAGCGGCGAGGTGTTTGAACTGCGCGAGGAGATCGCCCAATGCGTGGAAATGGTGCGCACCGGAAAAGCCCCGATTGCGACGGGCCTCGATGGTCTGTGGTCCGCCGGGCTGTGCCTGGTGGCGGAGGAATCCATCCGCCAGGGCAGGCCGCTGCCGGTGGGGGAGATGCTGAAGTTTTAG